Genomic DNA from Epinephelus fuscoguttatus linkage group LG14, E.fuscoguttatus.final_Chr_v1:
GTTCTCTTGATAAATTTTCTTTTGTGGTGCTCATGTCTAAAATTCAAAGACCGTTACATTGAGAGAAATATATCAAACACTATCTGATGAACAGGAAAGAACACATTCAACTCATCGACAATGAACTGTCTGATTCCTACAGATAACCTGATCGATAAATCCTGACCTCAGGCCAACAGATTTAACATCTAAATATGAGCAACATTATTTTATCAAGATGATGAGATAATTGGTTTGTGACTACGTAGTGTTCTCTCTGGGCTCCTATACTCTCAGTTCAGCTCGGTCTTCAATTGGTTCGTTCAGTTCCCACCTGTGATGATGTCAGCAGTGGCTGTTTTTTAAGGAATCTGGAGAGATTGTAAATTTGtaaacttgttttttctttttcagtgtttccatATTTGAACTTGTTCATTTCAGAATAGAAAGTGATTAGTTTGCTGTTTATATGTagataaatatgaaaacaaagtttaaaaaaaaagttgcactattttattactttttataaAACTTCACAGCGAAAACATTTTCCAAACGTAAACTAAACGTTTGTACTCGTTTGGAGAATGGACATGAGGACGGACTGAAAACAGTTTGGAGGAAAATAAACTTTGCTCATTTGTCATGTTGGTCGTTCGAGTGCTGAATgaattaaacacatttcatgTTCCTCCAATAAACTGATGTGAactctgagctctgtttcaTGATTTCACAGACGACTCCTCGATTTCTAACAGTcttcagttgttttgtttgttcctgcagattaaaaaaactgaatgcGTCACACACAGAATATCTGTACAATtaacagtttcaaggtggacacccaagattagtgtcaccaattcagagtctgaccaaatgtctctctttCTAAAGGCCTTTACTGAGTCTGTTTTTTCAAATGAGTTTTTCTACTCCGTCATCCGAAAAAAATCATTACACATAGAAACCTTTCACACCGATTCCGATGAGTTTTATTGTTCTACTATTGTGCGCCCCGTTCTTCTGTCTTGTCTCGcaccgccacattttcttcactgattcttggtcaaacaactcTAAAGGCTTTAATGGatgcaaaaaacacagaaaattgaACCTGTTCCTAATTTTAATAAGAGACTAAAGTTTTGGACTAATAATGTGagattgttatttatttttagccaTGAGACAGTTTtagatgaaaaaacaaactaagtgtgcaaaggccttcaTCGGTTCAATCTTTTTGACATATCGCccttacaagaatgagacagatgaggtcacagtgactttgacctttgaactaTGACCACCAGCATATCAATTCATcattgaatccaagtggacgtttgtgccaaacttgaagaaATTTACTCAAGGGTTTTTtagatatcacgttcacgagaatgagatgaatgcaaggtcacagtgaccccgacctttgatcaccaaattctaatcagttccatgctgagtccaagtgaacgttttcTCTAAACAATTCAAGACATTTTTGATGTATGGCcctcacaagaatgagacagatgaggtcacagtgactttgacctttgaactaTGACCGCCAACATATCAATTAATTCATcattgaatccaagtggacgttcGTGCCAAAGCTGAGGAAATTTCCCAAAGGCATTTCTGAGATAGCACGTTTACAGGAATGGGACAGACATGCGTACAGTTAGATGGAAGGACAACCTGAAGACATAATGTCTCCAATCCGGCCTCGGCTATCGCCACAGaggagttgcattgtgggactTTATGAATTACATACATGTTACCTCCCATTGCTTTTGCATTACTGTGCATTAGGCTTTGTATTCCATCActacatgtttttattaatttgcaTTCGACATATCCTGGAAATACTTCTAGGTTGCTCTGCGTCCTGTTTGTAAGGATATTTTGAACTCTCACAGAGATGTATTTGTATTTCCACTTCAGTGTATATTACAACAGTACTAGTGTTACTGTTTGTAACTGAAGACAAAGTCAGGCCTCAGAGACCTGAGCTGCTCAGGAACAGACCTGAAGAGCACTGACAGACGCTCTGCTCGTATGCCCAACATCATCCATCATGTTACAGTCCATCAGCGGATCCTGAGTTCACCAGCAGCCTCAGGAAGTACAGCCAACTTCTGCTTGTGTTTCAGTCTGATGACATCAGAGGGGGCGGTGCCCAGTCTCCAGAAGCACAGCCTCCAGGGTCAGTCTGGCCTGGGGGGGGATGAAGGGCTGGTGCAGCCAGCAGGACAGATAGACCatgcagaggtcagaggtcgcaGTGTGGGCGAGTTCCTGCAGGATCGTCTGCTTCAACTTCAGCTCCTGACTGAAGGAGTCCAACAGGACACGAGACGACTCGTCTGAAACAGGAAGACAAGAAAATCAGACACCAGAGCACTCATCAGAAAcgtgaaaacagaaacagacatgGGACAACTCGTCTGAAACATGAAGACAGAAACATCAGACACATGATGCCTCGTCTGACACATGAAGACAGAAACATCAGACACTAAGACGACTCGTCTGACACATGAAGACAGAAACATCAGACACTAAGACGACTCGTCTGACACATGAAGACAGAAACATCAGACACAAGATGACTCGTGTGACAcatgaagacagaaacagacacaagaCGACTCGTCTGAAACATGAAGACAGAAACATCAGACACAAGACGACTCGTCTGACAcatgaagacagaaacagacatgaGACGACTCGtctgaaacatgaaaacagaaacagacacgAGACGACTTGtctgaaacatgaaaacagaaacagacacaagaCGACTTGTCTGAAAcatgaagacagaaacagacacaagaCGACTTGTCTGACAcatgaagacagaaacagacatgaGACAACTTGtctgaaacatgaaaacagaaacagacacgAGACGACTTGtctgaaacatgaaaacagaaaaagacacaagacGACTTGtctgaaacatgaaaacagacaCAAGACAACTCGTCTGACACATGAAGACAGAAACATCAGACACAAGACAACGTCAGACGAGTTGAAACTCATGTCAGAAACAGACACGAGACGACTCGTCTGACAcatgaagacagaaacagacatgaGACGACTCATCTGACAcatgaagacagaaacagacacgaGATGACTCGTCTGACAcatgaagacagaaacagacacgaGACGACTCGTCTGACACATGAAGACAGAAACATCAGACACAAGACAACGTCAGACGAGTTGAAACTCATGTCAGAAACAGACACGAGACGACTCGTCTGACACAcgaagacagaaacagacacgaGACGACTCGTCTGACAcatgaagacagaaacagacacgaGACGACTTGTCTGAAAcatgaagacagaaacagacatgaGACGACTCATCTGACACAcgaagacagaaacagacacgaGACGACTCGTCTGACACAcgaagacagaaacagacacgaGACGACTCGTCTGACAcatgaagacagaaacagacacgaGACGACTTGTCTGAAAcatgaagacagaaacagacatgaGACGACTCATCTGACACATGAAGACAGAAACATCAGACACAAGACAACGTCAGACGAGTTGAAACTCATGTCAGAAACAGACACGAGACGACTCGTCTGACAcatgaagacagaaacagacacgaGATGACTCGTCTGACAcatgaagacagaaacagacacgaGACGACTCGTCTGACAcatgaagacagaaacagacacgaGACGACTTGTCTGAAAcatgaagacagaaacagacacaagaCAACTCGTCTGACACATGAAGACAGAAACATCAGACACAAGACAACGTCAGACGAGTTGAAACTCATGTCAGAAACAGACACGAGACGACTCGTCTGACAcatgaagacagaaacagacacgaGATGACTCGTCTGACACAttaagacagaaacagacacgaGACGACTCATCTGACAcatgaagacagaaacagacacaagaCAACTCGTCTGACACATGAAGACAGAAACATCAGACACAAGACAACGTCAGACGAGTTGAAACTCATGTCAGAAACAGACACGAGACGACTCGTCTGACACAcgaagacagaaacagacacgaGACGACTCGTCTGACAcatgaagacagaaacagacacgaGACGACTTGTCTGAAAcatgaagacagaaacagacatgaGACGACTCATCTGACACAcgaagacagaaacagacacgaGACGACTCGTCTGACACAcgaagacagaaacagacacgaGACGACTCGTCTGACAcatgaagacagaaacagacatgaGACGACTCATCTGACACAcgaagacagaaacagacacgaGACGACCCGtctgacacacaaagacagaaacagacacgaGACGACTCATCTGAAAgatgaagacagaaacagataCGAGACGACTCGTCTGACACAcgaagacagaaacagacacgaGACGACTCGTCTGAcacatgaaaacagaaacagacacgAGACGACTCTTCTGACACACGAAGACAGAAACATCTGACACCAGATGACTCGTCTGAAACGTGACATCTGCTGACATCACACAGGTGGACTGAAGTGAAGAGGTGAACTCACTGAAGTCTTTGGTGTTCCAGCTGTGAAACAGAGGAAGTTTTCTTCCTTCAAGTCCAAACTGAAACTCCTCCAGATCCTGAACACCttgctgtgatgtcatcagacgCTCCATCTTTGTCACCACGATGGCCTGACaggaagaacacacacactgattaacATGGAcgataaagaagaaaaaaaaaacaggaaaaactgATGTAATACGACCACTATCAAATGTcaggtttgtctgttctgaggaggagaagaggacccactccctatttagatataaacagctgacaaagacaaagagattcttattttcaggtaattataaacatattaaaacacAGTTATGAGTATTATAAATCATTTCTGTCTATAAATAAAGCATCACCATTTTGTCAACGATGTCCTGCAGCTTGCAGCATTCGTCCTGCAGCTCTGTAGCTCCTCCTGTCTGCTGCAACGAAGCTGATGAAGCTGATGAAGCTGATGAGGACTCgtccaccagcagcagctgatCGCTCTGAGAACTGAAGGAGAGAAAAGTGTTTAAACTACCTCCACTTTATAAatataaactaaactaatatgACTTATTAAACCTACTTAAACTCACCGTGTCAGTCTGATGTCGACGATGTTTCCTGCCACCTTGAATCCTTCGTCGTTGAGTTTTTCCCACCTCAGCATCAGGTTGTGCCAGTCAGCTGCGTTGTCTTTGATTTTCCGGGCACTTCCTGTGACAGCAgagcacttcctgtttgctgGTGTCACTGGTATGTCACCTGACTGGCCTGGGAGGCAGGACgggagacacacagacatgaacaTCATGTTTTCTCGTCATGACAAatgatttgaaagtttaaacTCCGTCTGATGTTGGAGAAGTTAGAGGGCAGATCAGCGTTTGAGTTTAGTTAATCGTTTTAGGACTCCATCATGGCACATGCTACATTAGAAAATCTGTAGTGACCAACTCCTGCAAAAATGGTGGTGTTGACTTTCTGGACTTCTCCACCTTGAATAATGTATTTAAGATGAACTGgttacagcagcagctgtgtgatgtcatcatgtcaatatggaccaaaatctctgaggaatgtttccagcaccttgatgaatctatgacaccaagaattaaagaAGGGTCCAACCCGGTAcaagcaaggtgtacctaataaagtggccggtgagtgtatgaagttttcctcctctgagcagtatggttttcttgtcttcttctcttctgccattttttcctcTATCTAACTATGAGACAACTTTGTGAGATGATAAcaagccttaagtgtcatacttaaggaatAAGGTGTTATGTGCACCTGGTCCCATGTCACACATGAAAATATGACAGTTGGTTTCACAAATCATTCGTCTCATCACTGAGGAGTCTGGAGCATCTCCTCCAGTTTCTGCATCCCTTTATATGATTTATATATCTTCTGACGTCACTAGAACTTCATCTGACCCAGAGGACGAAACCAATCATATTGATCATGTATATGACATGAAATAAGTCAATCAGATCTcaatacaatattaatttatAATCCTACAGAGCTgtgaagatgaagaagatgtGCAGATAGACAACAGAGAGAAGAGCCTGTTGAAGTCTGTTCATGCTGCTTATTATGGGCTGTCgcttcaggtgtgtgtgtgtgtgtgtgtgtgtgtgtgtgtgtgtgttgtgttcttATCATAtacatcagctgatcagctgactGACACGGAGCCTCGTGCAGCTTTCATCTTCAGCTACAGATATAAACCTACAGGTGTATTGATCCGTCACAGAGTTGTGGATCGATGATGTGATCAGTCTGCAGATATTAACTCACCTTCCATCTGATCAATAAATCCTCGCGTGGAGCATCAAGTTcacactttcttcttcttcctgctgctcttcttcttctgtggtggctctcctcctcacctcagAAGCGAGTCAGCGCCCTCTGCTGACCGgtcacctcctcttcctcatgatttagggactgttctttactctCACTTTACTTACTGtgcttcctctgctgctctgaggaCATTTATCACAAGTTGGTGACACGTTTAGATatatgttgtgtattttgcCTTGGAGCAGTGGAGGCTGTGTAGGGTTTTAAATTGTACTagtgtctggttttgtttgagcatttgtgtatttgttcGAGACTTTCTTCCCCAATGTCATCTGGTATTTGATTTGTCTTTTTCCCAACTGGCTTTGTAACTTTCAGAAGATGGAGAGACTAGTGATAGCAGGGTGTCATATAGGTAGGAGATGGAGTTTGGTGATGGAGTGGTTTGGTGACGTTTTGAGACAGCAGTCTATTGATTGTCTCCAAATTTAAAATCCTATTAGATGTTTTCAATCTCTAATCTGTAAGTGCCTGAAAAAATTTGTTTGGAGGATTGAATTTATTTTGCAGCCGTGCAAAggtgctgctcctgctgcttcttcacattttctccagacatttgtccctgtctctgtgCTCCTTCTGGTTCTCTCTGTACTCTGCCTTTTCCTTCAGGAGCTCCTGGTTTTTGCTGAGTCATTCTGACTTTGCTAATCAGGCTGAGTCCACCTCAGATGTTTACTTAAGCAGCACCTGGGAGTTCTGCACACGGGTGTCAAGTGGACCGCACCATTTCACAATACCTGCGGGGGGGGTGAGTATCAGATGACACGCTGAAATGTGTTCTCattataaaattacatttacttATGTAAATACTAATAACCTGTGTCATCAGTGATATAAGTCAGTTTGTTGTACTTGATCCAATTTAAGGGTCAACCATAGACCTTTTTATGGGCCCTCCCTTGACCTATGGCTGGGGTCATCTGTCCCCTTTGACCCCCTCTGACAGCGGGCCTCCTCTTACCTCAGAAACAACTTGAGCTCTTCAACAATGTAGAACTCTTAACCCTTTCATACACAGTGGTCGCTGCAGTCGGCAGCTATTTAAAAGCCATTTTCTTGTGTATCCATGGGGTTTTGATGCTACAGTTGCATTTAAGTCACTATAGTGGACCCTAGTGCGTCATGCCacacactgccacccactggccaggtgttgtCAGTGCAGCACAAATCtctcaaaaccaagatggccgacGTACTGCAAAAGATGTTGTGCAGCTCGCCAATCCTTCTATAATAGGAGACGCAGGtgggtaaaaaacaacaactatggAGCAATACTGTTGCTAAATTTTCAAAGTattaattttatgttgtgaggAAATTACAATGAATCATCTGTCCACAAACTGGACATCATGCATCGCTGGCTATACTTCAGCTACAGTTAATAACATTACTGCAACTTTGTTGTTCTTGAAAATACTTAATTTGCAGTGACTTTCTTGGCTGTAAATCAGTTGATTAGGTTATTAGAATgtaatgtacagtttttgtAACAGAAACTATATTTTGACAGTGGGGAGAAAAAATGAACTTCAGGCATTTGaattgagtttaaaaaaaacctttatttcAAAACATAGCTGCTCACATGTCACCCAATTTTGATTAATGAGTGAGCAGAGGTGAGTGAGAAGCCATTTTGAAAGTGACACGCCTTTACAGGTGTTTAAAAAATTCCTGTACTATAATGAATAGGTACAGGAGGGAGAAATAGAAAAAGAGGGGAGTCAGGTGAAAAGTTCAGCGCCTTTGCATGGTACAATATATGaacatattaaaatatatgGACACGCTAGTTTAACGAAACTAGTAGGCAACAGAACTCACAGAAGACTAGAGTCAAACCATGTTTTAATACAGCAACTCATGGCCAAACAAAATGAGAGATGTGTTTCGGCCTAAGCCTTTTTCAGTGTATCAGCCTTTTTGATACACTGAAGAAGGCCGCAACTTGCACCCATCACGATTTGAAATATTGGAGTTGTGCATCCTCCTTCCTTCAACCACACTAGTTTAACAATATtaagaatatattttttttatagtttcacataatatatatcatttttcaaATTGGTTAATATTCCTTCAGTTGAAAAGTTAAATGTCCACCAGAGTGGAcatgtggaaaaactgatggaaaaatgcatgttaaaaaaaaaatg
This window encodes:
- the LOC125900820 gene encoding cyclin-dependent kinase 2-interacting protein, translated to MEGQSGDIPVTPANRKCSAVTGSARKIKDNAADWHNLMLRWEKLNDEGFKVAGNIVDIRLTRSQSDQLLLVDESSSASSASSASLQQTGGATELQDECCKLQDIVDKMAIVVTKMERLMTSQQGVQDLEEFQFGLEGRKLPLFHSWNTKDFNESSRVLLDSFSQELKLKQTILQELAHTATSDLCMVYLSCWLHQPFIPPQARLTLEAVLLETGHRPL